A single window of Plasmodium malariae genome assembly, chromosome: 8 DNA harbors:
- the PmUG01_08044300 gene encoding conserved Plasmodium protein, unknown function, translating to MLKHIYLRIMNAQKSLKKKNISRHPNNYHYIDNNNMTKEKWIQLKNYYSPHESNRTTALDRNGTIDKVSTCVVDRCICEKDQAEDCMRKVNIHMRKCEQYIEGGNIKETTLLLRQVNGRNGLIKDRSSCMKGNRDGGELRDEYHVKDKHEHERNRAYHPNNGPLPLQLGGEKNTHHNNLFLDKFGISSKRGKNELKCELKNELNDNLMLVLNYSSLQVLRSLNMRYAYVNNKEYFMSLSLICNQLAVNKFNDKEFWLILSNKLTKVLKIKNINKIFCIRWLSLILNSFARVHILNKDFMKEASAVIMQCRSKDEMHSFDISQIVNSFSKLNYIDYNLFEFLEKFIYDKIDELSYQSISNICNAYCKLGKNNEILFSHLSKRVQTNLDKFNEQELANILNSYSKLNEKYVNLFNKSLQHVLDRFYKFKPVEIVMITNAYSKCNIYCKSFFSSLYCYIKNYSALFQPGELAIIANSYATFNMREVHTFEFIKKRIINKEYLLEDRNVAMLLHAYGKLLIRDEDFILNLLKKKKDVIKSLDSRNLTLFYVSLVKLNIHIPPDIYKSFKIMISKNLYSFTDLALVSICYASMFYMYFDMKLISSILLLLNKRQASSRSFAHQIHVSLFVLHTLYDFCKFSFKFIECLYHLLIRAYHYVTQPNYYDINKSGIQKRIYPFIPKKFINVHTEVPVGPFVVDFLLLRRIDTQQSVRQLSETGKAKVTP from the coding sequence ATGTtgaaacatatttatttaagaataatGAATGCACAGAAATCGttgaagaagaaaaacataAGTAGGCATCCTAATAACTACCACTATATagataacaataatatgaCGAAGGAAAAATGGAtccaattaaaaaattattactcaCCCCATGAGAGTAACAGAACTACTGCATTGGATAGAAACGGGACAATTGACAAAGTAAGTACCTGTGTTGTTGATAGATGCATATGTGAAAAGGACCAAGCAGAAGACTGTATGAGGAAAGTAAATATTCATATGCGTAAATGTGAACAGTATATAGAGGGGGGAAACATAAAAGAAACAACGTTATTGTTAAGACAAGTAAACGGGAGGAATGGTTTGATCAAGGATAGAAGTTCCTGTATGAAGGGGAATAGAGATGGAGGTGAATTGAGGGACGAATATCATGTTAAAGATAAACATGAACATGAACGTAACAGAGCATATCATCCCAATAATGGCCCTTTGCCGCTACAGCTCGGAGGGGAAAAGAATACTCACCATAATAACCTTTTTTTAGATAAATTTGGTATTAGCAGTAAAAGGGGTAAAAACGAATTGAAGTGTGAATTGAAGAACGAGTTGAACGACAATTTAATGCTCGTTTTAAACTATTCGAGTCTGCAAGTTCTGCGGAGCTTGAATATGCGGTATGCTTACGTAAACAACAAAGAGTATTTTATGTCCCTCTCATTGATATGCAACCAGCTAGCTGTGAACAAATTTAACGATAAAGAGTTTTGGCTCATTCTGAGTAATAAATTAACCAAggtgttaaaaataaaaaatataaataaaattttctgcATAAGGTGGCTATCCCTCATTTTAAATTCTTTTGCTAGAGTACATATCCTTAATAAAGACTTTATGAAAGAGGCTTCAGCTGTAATCATGCAGTGTAGATCGAAGGATGAAATGCACAGTTTTGATATATCCCAAATAGTAAATTCCTTTTCCAAGTTAAACTATATTGACTAcaatttatttgaatttcttgaaaaatttatatatgataaaatagaCGAGTTGAGCTATCAGTCTATtagtaatatatgtaatgctTATTGTAAATTAGGAaagaataatgaaatattattttcccaTTTAAGTAAAAGGGTTCAGACGAATTTAGACAAATTTAATGAACAAGAGCTAGCGAATATTCTGAATTCTTATTCTAAATTGAATGAAAAGTATGTTAATCTATTCAACAAATCGTTACAACATGTACTAGACAGgttttataaattcaaaCCGGTCGAAATAGTTATGATAACTAATGCATATTCTaagtgtaatatatattgtaaatcctttttttcctctctatattgttatattaaaaattactcAGCTCTTTTTCAACCAGGTGAACTAGCCATAATAGCCAACTCTTATGCAACGTTCAATATGAGGGAAGTGCACAcatttgaatttattaaaaagagaataataaataaagaatatttgTTGGAAGACCGAAATGTAGCTATGCTTTTACATGCATATGGGAAATTGTTAATTCGAGATGAAGAtttcatattaaatttattaaaaaaaaaaaaagatgttaTTAAGTCACTAGATAGCAGAAATTTAACTCTCTTTTATGTTTCACTTGTAaagttaaatatacatattcctcctgatatatataaaagttttaaaattatgattTCGAAAAATTTATACTCCTTTACTGATTTGGCATTAGTATCCATATGCTATGCATCCatgttttatatgtattttgaCATGAAACTCATAAGCTCCATACTTTTATTACTAAATAAAAGACAAGCTAGTAGTAGATCTTTTGCTCACCAAATACATGTATCACTATTTGTTCTACACACACTATACGATTTTTGCAAATTTTCATTCAAATTTATTGAATGTTTATACCACCTTTTAATTAGAGCTTATCATTATGTCACTCAACCCAATTATTATGACATTAACAAGTCAGGTATTCAGAAAAGAATTTACCCATTCAttccaaaaaaatttatcaatGTCCACACAGAAGTGCCAGTGGGTCCCTTCGTTGTCGATTTTCTGCTGCTACGTAGGATCGATACGCAGCAGTCTGTCCGCCAGTTGAGTGAAACTGGGAAGGCGAAGGTGACACCTTAG
- the PmUG01_08044500 gene encoding aspartyl proteinase, putative encodes MAGPHLHTYLHLHLCLYLLTWIAVIPVLLVASLNVSNSLKNEEKYKNLNIPNMEGKKLFFNEIKLNNRFKNNMKGFIQNVQNFHYIIENKIPNSLLYVQEDLINFHNSQFIGDIEVGTPSQKFKVVFDTGSSNFVVPSIKCVTGGCASHKKFDSDMSKTFAKHLKSNKESIYTYIQYGTGRSILEQGYDDVRLKGLKIKNQSIGLAIEESLHPFSELPFDGIVGLGFSDPDYSFQKKYTMPLIETIKKQNLLKRNIFSFYVPKKLDESGSITFGKANSKYAVEGKQIEWFPVVSIYFWEVNLLDIQLFDRELRICNNKKCRAAIDTGSSLLTGPSSLIQPLIEKLNLEKDCSNISSLPTISFILKNVDGKKVKLDFKPEDYILEEVDNEDNKSVQCVIGIMSLDVPAPRGPIFIFGNVFIRKYYTIFDIDHKLVGLIEANHNF; translated from the exons atggCGGGACCACATTTGCACACGTACTTGCATCTACATTTGTGCTTATACCTTTTAACGTGGATCGCAGTTATTCCCGTACTCCTCGTTGCATCGCTAAACGTGTCAAactctttaaaaaatgaagagaaatacaaaaatttaaatattccaAATATGGAGGggaaaaaattgtttttcaatgaaataaaattaaataacagatttaaaaacaatatgAAAGGATTCATTCAAAATGTCCAAAATTTTCACTAcattatagaaaataaaatacccAATTCGTTATTATATGTTCAGGAggatttaataaattttcataatagtCAGTTTATTGGGGATATAGAAGTTGGTACCCCCAGCCAAAAATTTAAAGTCGTTTTCGACACTGGTTCAAGTAATTTTGTGGTGCCCTCCATAAAATGTGTTAc AGGAGGGTGTGCATCTCACAAAAAATTTGACTCCGACATGTCAAAAACTTTTGCTAAGCACTTGAAAA GCAATAAAGAGTCCATTTACACGTACATTCAA TACGGAACAGGAAGAAGCa ttCTTGAGCAAGGATATGATGATGTGCGCTTAAAAGGGCT aaaaattaaaaaccaAAGTATAGGATTAGCTATTGAAG AATCTTTACACCCCTTTTCGGAGTTACCATTTGACGGAATTGTTGGTCTAGGATTCTCTGATc CTGATTACAGTTTTCAAAAAAAGTACACAATGCCCTTGATAGAAACAATCAAAAAGCAG AATCTACTGAAGAGgaacattttttcattttatgtgCCAAAGAAATTGGACGA GTCGGGGTCCATTACATTTGGAAAGGCCAACAGCAAATACGCAGTGGAAGGAAAACAAATTGAGTGGTTTCCTGTAGTATCAATTT ACTTCTGGGAAGTAAACCTCTTAGACATACAACTTTTTGACAGGGAGTTGAgaatttgtaataataaaaaatgtagagCCGCAATAGACACAGGATCGAGTTTG CTAACTGGACCGTCCAGCCTCATACAACCCTTAATAGAAAAACTAAATTTAGAGAAAGATTGTTCGAATATAAGTAGTTTACCAactatttcatttattttaaaaaatgttgacggaaaaaaagtaaaactgGATTTTAAACCAGAGGACTATATCCTTGAAGAAGTAGATAac GAGGACAATAAATCTGTTCAAT GCGTAATTGGAATAATGTCACTTGATGTTCCTGCGCCACGAGGacctatatttatttttg GAAATGTTTTCATTAGAAAATACTACACAATATTTGACATTGACCATAAGCTTGTTGGTCTAATTGAGGCAAATCACAATTTTTAG
- the PmUG01_08044400 gene encoding conserved protein, unknown function, translated as MKSLKTFNRECKRFSTLSSLKKKWQDLSSYITKDSDMSNWRDLNAKIFEAEVLVQKDKGHFKKIDWSEWNEKISNKELLLCMKNFYDSQISALEEIEAGEEKEAKSGMHQKSKTHEEDILFEEALKNCKKAEENSAKLLIDGAKTLWISFHNPPVNNLDNNEWMDSDLYWQAFVEKHSVYNLNSKNLSPEDEENRNLEKNEWHKKTMKFNERSDTPILYDYMINLPSWEYYDINRRIFLENLIYFLLRTGLNYRFFPELFRWKWKTHIEDLRFQYLEIAQKRRKDYQLEKVKREVALELQPIDYEHKGEEFHLKLLHHFRDYQNVVLSRLMSNYIFLCQPYIPIQTKEGLSNVLKKYTTGKLYKLNDQITCLFFLPDHLQVTDESNNLMYKPLDALNNFYNYLKSKNVTWNDSYHKMLHIFTQVLQERGQYWLNIPNESIPDSFLRKYNKDDSLFPVFVQYVSQLKEIFSNKIEIPIKNYEYEIAIIHKKYNDECAFFHSFVKAFLPDDITLLLHDNNLPDFFKLNENEIKQLVKDGQIRVIDENTNEEIVEPSKILAYVKGQEAYKQELQEFVKSLPA; from the exons ATGAAATCTTTGAAAACTTTTAACAG AGAATGTAAACGCTTTAGTACATTATCATCCCTGAAAAAGAAATGGCAAGACCTAAGTTCGTACATAACAAAAGATAGTGATATGTCCAATTGGCGAGATCTCAATGCAAAAATTTTTGAGGCGGAAGTTCTAGTACAGAAGGACAAAGGccactttaaaaaaatcgaCTGGAGCGAGtggaatgaaaaaattagcaACAAGGAACTTTTGCTTTG CATGAAAAACTTTTACGACAGTCAAATAAGTGCGTTGGAGGAAATTGAAGCAGGAGAGGAGAAAGAAGCAAAAAGTGGAATGCACCAAAAAAGCAAGACACATGAAGAGGATATCCTATTTGAGGAAGCTCTAAAGAACTGCAAAAAGGCGGAAGAGAATTCTGCAAAACTTCTAATTGACGGAGCTAAAACGTTGTGGATAAGTTTTCACAATCCTCCGGTAAATAATTTAGATAATAACGAATGGATGGATAGTGACCTGTACTGGCAAGCTTTTGTTGAAAAACATTCAGTTTATAACCTGAACAGCAAGAATTTAAGTCCAGAAGATGAAGAGAACAgaaatttggaaaaaaacgaatggcataaaaaaacaatgaaATTTAATGAAAGGAGTGACACTCctattttatatgattatatGATTAATCTACCATCATGGGAATATTACGATATTAATAGAAGAATTTTTcttgaaaatttaatttattttttattaagaacTGGATTAAATTATCGATTTTTTCCTGAACTCTTCAGGTGGAAGTGGAAAACACATATAGAAGATTTACGATTTCAATATTTAGAGATAGCACAAAAGAGGAGAAAAGATTATCAATTAGAAAAAGTAAAGAGAGAAGTAGCATTGGAATTACAACCAATTGATTATGAACATAAAGGAGAAGAATTTCATTTGAAACTATTACATCATTTCCGAGATTATCAAAATGTGGTGCTCTCAAGATTGATGtccaattatatttttttatgtcaaCCATATATTCCTATTCAAACAAAAGAAGGGCTAtcaaatgttttaaaaaagtacacaacaggaaaattatataagttaAATGATCAAATaacatgtttattttttttacctgaCCATTTGCAAGTTACTGATGAAAGTAATAATCTTATGTACAAACCATTGGATGcactaaataatttttataattatttgaaaagtaaaaatgttACATGGAATGACTCTTATCATAAAATGCTTCATATATTTACGCAAGTATTACAAGAAAGAGGTCAGTATTGGCTGAATATACCGAATGAGAGCATTCCGGattcttttttaagaaaatataataaggaCGATTCCTTATTCCCAGTCTTTGTACAATACGTTTCACagttaaaagaaattttttcaaataaaattgaaataccaattaaaaattatgaatatgaaatagctattattcataaaaaatataatgacgAGTGTGCTTTTTTTCACAGTTTTGTTAAAGCCTTTTTACCTGAtgatattacattattattgcATGACAATAATTTACctgatttttttaaattaaacgAAAATGAGATAAAACAATTAGTGAAGGATGGACAAATCAGAGTAATTGATGAGAACACGAATGAGGAAATTGTCGAGCCGAGCAAAATCCTGGCATATGTGAAGGGGCAGGAGGCGTACAAGCAGGAACTCCAGGAGTTCGTCAAATCGCTGCCTGCATAG
- the PmUG01_08044600 gene encoding dolichyl-diphosphooligosaccharide--protein glycosyltransferase subunit 1, putative: MKVIYWTIFLKLILVLSVRGKLDLDLFQNLVNIDIEFLNIYKNKIKEKFVKNADTLVYEHISKNINLKKNYVETTIKGNLKNIGENATEKFIFLLPYHEAFQSTCLRVKDEKDNKLSYAIVKNTEDVDKLKIDKFNYDYNIEDFEIQIYEITLSKQLEKEEQVSVEFWYVLGQPFYPFPVDINLLERQNVMFYLSSRILLPYKVEESEEIKINLCKGCSVVEIDDSNFLKGFEKINNNTYVSHKKKENLKSFSLGNKVLFYFVLDYNLGYFEKVTKDIMISQLGFIYEKEDYILKNNSARINNFDRYVLSDYEHKYTSKEKIKQNKTSIIYSMQANMNYNIYEYNYFDDIGKIYLIKGKEFYDQKKKKSIIKFYIKPRYPLLGGWSAYFSNSFYHYSNLFKIKNKKNYYAYKIDISPSIKSFYIKELNIRITLPPYSNDISLSNHYNNFSIHTRKKKAWLDIFTFRNVIELQIKKFFPTFEENYYQNFLVIYEFKFFNIFLKPLLIILISFIFILIFYCLRDLSLNFNTVNENLMQKEENEYKIFQDKCKELYENLSYISDNLIQNLNNLSPQEKMRLKEELLKAEEKWTYDFIYFTKEFYRNFENSTRKKLLQNYIDKCFNYHSVIKKYFEAQLSNSLNINLNEIAQAEKKLLLLLKYYPELKMKTS, from the exons ATGAAAGTTATTTATTGGACGATCTTTCTAAAACTGATTCTAGTACTTAGCGTTAGAGGAAAACTAGATTTGGACTTATTTCAAAACCTAGTTAATATTGATATTGAATTTcttaacatttataaaaacaaaataaaagaaaaatttgtGAAGAATGCCGATACACTAGTATATGAGCatataagcaaaaatataaacttaaaaaaaaattatgtcgAAACAACTATTAAGggtaatttgaaaaatataggTGAAAATGCTACAGAGAAGTTTATCTTTTTGTTACCCTACCATGAGGCTTTTCag TCCACGTGCCTCCGTGTTAAAGACGAAAAGGACAACAAACTGAGTTACGCAATTGTAAAGAATACTGAGGATGTAGACAAGTTAAAAATAGACAAGTTCAATTATGATTACAATATAGAAGATTTtgaaatacaaatatacgaAATAACATTAAGTAAACAATTAGAAAAAGAGGAGCAAGTGAGTGTGGAATTCTGGTATGTGCTAGGTCAACCGTTTTACCCTTTTCCAGttgatataaatttattagaaaGACAGAAcgttatgttttatttatcatcCCGAATTTTACTGCCATATAAGGTCGAAGAAagtgaagaaataaaaataaatctatGTAAAGGTTGTTCAGTTGTTGAAATAGACGATTCAAATTTTCTCAAAGGATttgaaaagataaataaCAATACATATGTTagtcataaaaaaaaagaaaatttaaaaagtttttccCTAGGTAATAaggtattattttattttgttttagaTTATAATTTAGGCTATTTTGAAAAGGTAACAAAGGATATAATGATATCACAACTAGgttttatttatgaaaaggaagattatatattaaaaaataattctgctcgaataaataattttgataGGTATGTTCTTAGTGATTatgaacataaatatacatccaaagagaaaataaaacaaaacaagaCTAGTATTATTTACTCAATGCAAgcaaatatgaattataatatttatgaatataattattttgacGATATAggcaaaatttatttaataaaagggAAAGAATTTTatgatcaaaaaaaaaaaaagagtattattaaattttatataaaaccaAGATACCCACTTTTGGGTGGTTGGTCAGCATATTTTTCCAACTCGTTTTATCATTattcaaatttatttaaaattaaaaataaaaaaaattattatgcatataaaattGACATATCACCATCTATTAAAtccttttatattaaagaacTGAACATCAGAATTACTTTACCCCCTTACTCGAATGACATTTCTCTAAGTAATCATTATAACAATTTCAGCATTcatacaagaaaaaaaaaggcatgGCTcgatatatttacttttagaAATGTAATTGAACtgcaaattaaaaaattctttcCTACTTTTGAAGAGAATTATTATCAAAACTTTCTTGTAATTTACGAATTCaagttttttaatatttttttgaaaccTCTTCTTATCATATTGATCTCCTTTATCTTCATTCTGATTTTCTACTGCCTGAGAGACCTGTCCCTCAA CTTTAACACTGTGAACGAAAATTTAATGCAGAAGGAGGAAAATGAATACAAAATTTTCCAGGACAAATGTAAAGAGTTATACGAGAATTTATCGTATATATCag ACAATTTAATTCAGaatttgaataatttatCCCCACAAGAAAAGATGAGACTGAAAGAGGAGCTACTAAAAGCAGAGGAGAAATGGACATACGATTTTATCTATTTCACTAAAGAGTTTTACAGAAATTTTGAAAACTCGACAAGGAAAAAACTGCTGCAAAACTACATCGACAAGTGCTTTAATTATCACTCTGTTATTAAGAAGTATTTTGAGGCGCAGTTGTCAAACAGTCTG aatattaatttaaatgagATTGCCCAAGCCGAAAAGAAACTTCTTCTTTTGTTGAAGTACTATCCGGAATTGAAGATGAAAACTTcctaa
- the PmUG01_08044200 gene encoding conserved Plasmodium protein, unknown function, with the protein MGKSFYNRSTRLWWGHCHLRIGSRSQVRLNKGVKFSCFQHIGKFIEFARVSRSLRAATLSKCLRRNFWGSDFYLNGQPKSAQNYNQQISKTTQNEGAYIYAVERGKIIPSERELKKLEKVLGVPLRREKQKTLLRRL; encoded by the exons ATGG GGAAATCCTTCTATAATCGTAGTACACGACTTTGGTGGGGGCATTGTCACTTACGAATTGGTAGTAGGTCACAAGTAAGGCTAAACAAAGGAGTTAAGTTTTCATGCTTTCAACATATAGGGAAATTTATAGAGTTTGCCAG AGTATCACGGTCCCTAAGGGCGGCAACACTGAGTAAATGTTTACGAAGGAATTTCTGGGGGAGcgatttttatttgaatggACAGCCCAAATCAGCACAGAACTACAATCAACAGATTTCAAAAACTACCCAGAATGAAG gtgcatatatatatgctgtTGAGCGGGGAAAGATCATTCCGTCGGAAAGAGAACTAAAGAAATTGGAGAAAGTTCTTGGGGTACCTTTGAGAAGAGAAAAACAGAAAACTCTCCTCAGGAGGTTGTAG
- the PmUG01_08044700 gene encoding conserved Plasmodium protein, unknown function, producing MSSNIIDKIMNLEVPEQGNTSLNIIFGVINIFFFGIGMIILGVINKDIDDIVIGILQLLIPLIGWIWAVFWGILIVIKNSK from the coding sequence ATGTCGTCTAACATCATTGACAAGATTATGAATCTTGAGGTGCCCGAACAGGGAAATACCTCacttaatataattttcggagtaataaatatattcttttttggAATAGGAATGATAATATTAGgagtaataaataaagacaTCGATGATATAGTTATTGGCATTTTGCAACTACTTATCCCCCTCATTGGATGGATATGGGCCGTTTTCTGGGGAATTTTGATAGTTATCAAAAACTCGAAGTGA